One genomic segment of Acinetobacter oleivorans DR1 includes these proteins:
- a CDS encoding multidrug efflux RND transporter permease subunit, with protein MLSRFFIYHPIFVSVIAITILIFGFLATLAMPVERYPNLAPPGVTVVANYRGAAADTVEESVTQILEQQIKGLDNLLYFTSYSESSGTSSIDIHFKIGTDIDKAQLQVQNRINGALNRLPEEVQRQGVNIWKTTGDMLLIVGLYDETGKTSNIDLSDYMVNHFEQPLSQLQGIGEVNVFGSSYAMRIWLNPNQLRNYQLVPSDIEKALEDYNTQIAAGSIGAMPSAADQNIYAKVKAGSRLKTIDDFKSVVVKANVDGSLVYLKDVARVELGAENYESINTLNGYPSAGLGISLSPDANAIETSALIKEKMAQLSQHLPAGYKVVYPRDNTPFIEESIKQVIITLLEAIVLVVIVMYLFLQNWRATLIPTITVPIVISGTFVVLYLFGMSINTLTLFALVLAIGLLVDDTIVVVENVERLMHEQQLSVREACLMSMQEISGALVGITLVLTAVFIPMAFFSGSTGMIYRQFSITLAAAMLLSLFVAMTITPAMCAVLLKKHNKKPKWGQMLELALQKVRSAFSFLSVFLIKFKVFSSLLVVGIAVILFIIYRSLPTSFIPNEDQGLLAVPYSLHNSASMSQTEEIGRLVNNYFFEHEAKNINTVLVVNGQNFSGSGPNLGMAFVSLKHWNERKGEANTASAIRERAQAYLQKNLPAKVMVGMPPSVSGLGQSDALELWLRDVNGQGRDELIKQYKALEKESRNYSAFENLSPLVSEDKAEVFIQLDQNKAKMLGIDQQVIRSTLSTAWGGNYVGDFVERGRIKRIIMQGDSEFRSKPEDLAYWHVRNNTGGMLSLAHFAQSQWTGGPEALTRFMGLAAIQLEANVSSGFSSGQAMQQLSDMVSKQSGIDVAWSGLSLQEQQSSRQAIYLYLISILFIFLCLAALYESWKVPFIILLGLPLGITGTIIFAWIFKLPNDVYFQIALLTGIGLSCKNAILIVEFATQALKQGKSKIDAASEALKLRLRPILMTSLAFGAGVVPLIFATGAGAASRYEIGMSVFGSVVFGTLLVPLFTVFFFVVVHSLPNFQWSMSKPWLSRTLRFNSRIKKDNTSF; from the coding sequence ATGCTCTCTCGATTTTTTATCTATCACCCTATCTTTGTTTCTGTCATTGCAATCACTATTCTTATTTTTGGTTTTCTTGCCACTTTAGCAATGCCTGTCGAACGTTATCCCAACCTTGCTCCACCGGGTGTTACGGTTGTTGCGAACTATCGTGGTGCAGCTGCTGATACAGTAGAAGAAAGTGTGACCCAAATTTTAGAACAACAAATAAAAGGTCTGGATAATTTGCTTTACTTTACGTCCTATAGTGAATCATCAGGAACGAGTAGCATTGATATTCATTTTAAAATTGGCACAGATATTGATAAAGCACAGCTCCAAGTACAAAACCGAATTAATGGTGCATTAAACCGTTTACCTGAGGAAGTTCAAAGACAAGGCGTAAACATATGGAAAACTACGGGCGATATGCTACTTATTGTGGGGCTATATGATGAAACTGGTAAAACCAGCAATATTGATTTGTCTGATTATATGGTGAATCACTTTGAACAGCCTTTAAGTCAGTTACAAGGTATTGGTGAAGTTAATGTTTTTGGTTCAAGCTATGCCATGCGCATTTGGTTAAATCCAAATCAGCTTAGAAATTATCAACTTGTGCCGAGTGATATTGAAAAGGCCCTAGAAGATTATAATACTCAGATTGCTGCGGGTTCGATTGGTGCAATGCCCTCTGCTGCTGACCAAAATATTTATGCAAAAGTAAAAGCAGGTTCGCGTTTAAAAACAATAGATGACTTTAAATCGGTAGTGGTTAAAGCAAATGTTGATGGTAGCCTTGTTTATTTAAAAGATGTCGCGAGAGTCGAATTAGGGGCAGAAAATTACGAAAGTATTAACACACTTAATGGCTATCCATCGGCAGGTTTAGGAATTTCTCTAAGTCCAGATGCCAATGCAATCGAGACTTCTGCTCTTATTAAAGAAAAAATGGCCCAGCTTAGCCAGCATTTACCAGCTGGATATAAAGTCGTTTATCCGAGAGACAATACACCATTTATTGAAGAGTCAATTAAGCAGGTCATAATCACTTTGCTTGAAGCAATCGTGCTTGTTGTTATTGTGATGTATCTCTTTTTACAAAATTGGCGTGCAACTCTTATTCCAACCATTACGGTTCCGATCGTCATTAGTGGCACATTTGTGGTGTTGTATTTGTTTGGAATGAGCATTAACACACTTACGCTATTTGCTCTAGTTTTAGCGATTGGGTTATTGGTTGATGACACGATTGTAGTCGTGGAAAATGTTGAACGGCTTATGCACGAACAACAGCTAAGTGTACGTGAAGCTTGTTTAATGTCGATGCAAGAGATTAGCGGTGCATTGGTGGGTATTACGCTGGTCTTAACCGCGGTATTTATTCCAATGGCTTTTTTTAGTGGTTCGACGGGTATGATTTACCGTCAGTTTTCTATTACATTAGCAGCAGCTATGTTGTTATCACTATTTGTAGCCATGACCATCACGCCAGCAATGTGCGCAGTTCTATTAAAAAAACATAATAAAAAACCAAAATGGGGACAAATGCTTGAGCTTGCTCTTCAAAAAGTCAGATCAGCTTTTAGTTTTTTATCTGTTTTTTTAATCAAGTTCAAAGTATTTTCCAGTCTATTGGTTGTGGGCATCGCGGTTATTCTATTTATAATTTACCGCAGTTTACCTACAAGCTTTATTCCAAATGAAGATCAAGGATTACTTGCTGTTCCCTATAGTTTGCATAACAGTGCTTCAATGAGCCAAACCGAAGAAATTGGAAGACTCGTCAATAATTATTTCTTTGAACATGAAGCCAAAAATATTAATACCGTACTGGTGGTAAATGGACAAAACTTTTCAGGGAGCGGTCCAAATTTAGGTATGGCCTTTGTTTCGCTTAAACATTGGAATGAGCGCAAAGGAGAAGCTAATACGGCGAGTGCTATTCGTGAACGTGCCCAAGCATATTTACAAAAAAACTTGCCAGCTAAAGTCATGGTAGGAATGCCACCAAGTGTATCTGGTTTAGGTCAATCTGATGCTTTAGAACTTTGGCTTAGAGATGTAAATGGTCAAGGGCGCGATGAATTAATTAAACAATATAAAGCCTTAGAAAAAGAATCTCGAAATTATTCAGCCTTTGAAAATCTAAGTCCTCTTGTGAGTGAAGATAAAGCCGAAGTATTTATTCAGCTCGATCAAAATAAAGCCAAAATGTTAGGAATTGACCAACAAGTAATTCGTTCAACACTATCGACTGCTTGGGGTGGAAACTATGTTGGCGATTTTGTTGAACGAGGTCGAATTAAGAGAATCATTATGCAAGGTGATTCAGAGTTTCGTTCTAAACCCGAAGATTTAGCGTATTGGCATGTACGAAATAATACAGGTGGAATGCTTTCCCTCGCCCATTTTGCGCAAAGTCAGTGGACGGGTGGCCCAGAAGCTCTTACCCGATTTATGGGGCTAGCTGCCATTCAACTTGAAGCAAATGTAAGTTCAGGCTTTAGCTCAGGTCAAGCAATGCAACAGTTAAGTGATATGGTCAGCAAACAGTCTGGTATAGATGTCGCATGGAGTGGTCTTTCTTTACAAGAGCAACAATCTAGCCGCCAAGCGATCTATTTATATCTCATTTCTATTTTGTTTATTTTCTTATGTTTGGCTGCCTTATATGAAAGCTGGAAAGTTCCTTTTATTATTTTATTAGGGCTTCCTCTAGGCATTACAGGCACTATTATTTTTGCTTGGATTTTTAAGTTACCTAACGATGTTTACTTTCAAATTGCCCTATTAACAGGTATTGGCTTATCTTGTAAAAATGCAATTCTAATTGTTGAGTTTGCGACTCAAGCACTCAAACAAGGAAAAAGTAAAATCGATGCAGCAAGTGAAGCATTAAAGCTACGTTTACGTCCGATTTTGATGACATCTCTTGCCTTTGGTGCGGGTGTGGTTCCTTTAATTTTTGCAACTGGTGCAGGTGCTGCGAGCAGATATGAAATTGGAATGAGCGTATTTGGTAGTGTCGTGTTTGGTACTTTACTGGTACCGCTATTTACTGTGTTCTTCTTTGTTGTGGTTCATAGTTTACCGAATTTTCAGTGGTCAATGAGCAAACCATGGTTGAGTCGAACTTTGAGATTTAACAGCCGTATAAAAAAGGATAATACATCCTTTTAA
- a CDS encoding phosphopantetheine-binding protein, translated as MSEQLQIPASDIQLNDDLLMLGLDSVRLMTLVGKWQAYGAQVSFEDLAEQPTLEVWIDKLVA; from the coding sequence GTGAGTGAACAGCTTCAAATTCCTGCATCAGACATTCAGTTAAATGATGATTTACTCATGCTTGGACTTGATTCGGTTCGCCTTATGACATTAGTGGGTAAATGGCAAGCTTATGGCGCACAGGTAAGCTTTGAAGATTTAGCTGAACAACCAACACTAGAAGTTTGGATTGATAAGCTAGTCGCTTAA
- a CDS encoding (2,3-dihydroxybenzoyl)adenylate synthase yields the protein MTTQVYLDGAVPYPAEFAEIYRKKGYWLGQNLSDFLRESAQKYPQNIAVYDGDKAVSYAEFDHLVDYCTSHLYQHGLRAGDKAVLQMPNHYQFYVLFFALIRLGALPVMSLPAHRYAELSSFFKQTQAKAYFCADFGAQKFDYRELAEKLQQTAPCLQHIFVLGNAGKFIAIQDLLKETHILDEAISPTTADQVAFLQLSGGSTGVPKLIPRTHDDYLYSVRESAKICRLSQSSRLLMVLPAAHNFSMSSAGSLGVFYSGGAVVLGTDPSPETAFSLIKKHGVTDACLVPALVRPWMDKAAKDQDPILSTLRCLQVGGARLPDAVATRLIDEFQVNLQQVFGMAEGLVNYTHFDMTKEQIIHTQGLKISPDDEILVLDDNDQPVDAGEVGHLLTRGPYTIRGYYQAPEHNARSFTPDGFYRTGDLVRIREDGCIVVEGRSKEQINRAGEKIATEEVEQALLTHPQIRLAALVAMPDEIMGEKSCAFVAWQAQTDDPSPIRLAMSVRQHLKDYGLATYKIPDRVEFIEQFPYTAFGKIDKKRLRQQFETNTNVFA from the coding sequence ATGACAACACAGGTTTATTTGGATGGTGCAGTGCCATATCCAGCAGAATTTGCTGAGATTTACCGCAAAAAAGGTTATTGGCTTGGACAAAACTTGAGTGATTTCTTGCGTGAAAGTGCTCAAAAATACCCGCAAAATATTGCGGTATATGATGGTGATAAAGCCGTTAGTTACGCTGAGTTTGATCATTTAGTTGATTACTGTACAAGCCACTTATATCAACATGGACTAAGAGCGGGTGACAAAGCAGTTTTACAAATGCCAAATCACTATCAGTTCTATGTTTTATTTTTTGCACTGATTCGGCTTGGTGCTTTACCTGTGATGTCATTGCCTGCCCATCGATATGCTGAACTCAGTAGTTTTTTCAAACAAACTCAAGCAAAAGCTTATTTTTGTGCTGATTTTGGTGCACAAAAATTTGACTACCGAGAGCTTGCCGAAAAGCTTCAGCAAACTGCTCCTTGCTTACAACATATATTTGTACTTGGAAATGCCGGCAAATTTATAGCAATTCAAGATCTATTAAAAGAAACCCATATTTTAGATGAAGCCATCTCACCAACTACGGCAGATCAGGTTGCTTTTTTACAACTTTCAGGTGGAAGTACCGGTGTTCCTAAACTGATTCCACGTACCCATGATGACTATCTATATAGCGTACGTGAGAGTGCGAAAATCTGCCGTCTCAGTCAGTCATCACGCCTACTCATGGTTTTACCCGCGGCACATAACTTTTCAATGAGCTCGGCCGGTTCTTTGGGTGTTTTTTATTCGGGCGGGGCTGTGGTTTTAGGAACTGATCCAAGTCCTGAAACTGCTTTTTCATTGATCAAAAAACACGGTGTAACTGATGCTTGCTTGGTTCCTGCTTTGGTTCGACCTTGGATGGATAAAGCAGCGAAAGATCAAGATCCAATATTATCAACTTTACGTTGCCTGCAAGTCGGAGGAGCACGTTTACCCGATGCAGTTGCCACACGCTTGATTGATGAGTTTCAAGTCAATCTACAACAAGTTTTTGGCATGGCTGAAGGGCTGGTGAATTACACCCATTTTGACATGACGAAAGAGCAAATTATTCATACCCAAGGTTTAAAAATCTCGCCAGATGATGAAATTTTGGTACTGGATGATAATGATCAGCCAGTAGACGCTGGAGAGGTAGGGCATTTGCTTACTCGCGGTCCCTATACCATTCGTGGCTATTACCAAGCACCGGAGCACAATGCACGTTCTTTCACACCGGATGGTTTTTATCGAACAGGCGATTTAGTACGTATTCGAGAAGATGGCTGCATTGTTGTGGAAGGGCGTTCAAAAGAACAAATCAATCGCGCTGGTGAAAAAATTGCGACAGAAGAAGTTGAACAAGCTTTATTAACTCATCCACAAATTCGCCTAGCAGCATTGGTGGCTATGCCTGATGAGATTATGGGTGAAAAAAGCTGCGCCTTTGTTGCATGGCAAGCACAAACCGATGATCCGAGCCCAATTCGTCTTGCAATGTCAGTCCGTCAACATCTGAAAGACTATGGACTTGCTACCTACAAAATTCCCGATCGAGTCGAATTTATCGAGCAATTTCCATATACAGCTTTTGGAAAAATCGACAAAAAAAGATTACGTCAACAATTTGAAACCAACACTAATGTTTTTGCTTAA
- a CDS encoding isochorismate synthase, with protein MSAQHPYFIQRENFTESRVALAQEILNCGNDAGFIFTTPEYTINSHQKLRDIQVAKNSLLKDWLDEARAQLQLAINDGYKDVKIMGGLPFCSAADVNLMLMQNAKIYQKVLYAQSDIDFGSLSLEKADYFPLGEHYQQQVEYLVQQMQAKKLDKAVLARILQLEFEQNIPVSDLFYNLAKHNSEGYNYAVARHPQSEGWFVGASPELLIAKQNTKIWSKPVAGTLARDDDPTLDQNNARALLASQKDQHEHALVIEMIADELAPFCKELKVPKQPSLIRTKRLWHLASHITGELKQADTHVFDLIERLHPTPAICGEPSPIAKELIQQLEPFNRELFAGTMGWADEQGNGEWSVTVRCARIYQNIARLFAGAGIVEASRPQAEHAETAAKFRTVLDGFQISPNQLPIQGPNT; from the coding sequence ATGTCGGCACAGCATCCGTATTTTATCCAACGAGAAAATTTTACTGAAAGCCGCGTTGCATTAGCCCAAGAAATTTTAAATTGTGGAAATGACGCAGGTTTTATTTTCACAACGCCAGAATACACCATCAATAGTCATCAAAAATTACGAGATATTCAAGTCGCTAAAAATAGCCTTTTAAAAGATTGGTTAGATGAAGCACGAGCTCAATTACAACTTGCAATAAATGATGGTTATAAAGACGTCAAAATTATGGGTGGACTACCATTTTGCTCGGCAGCCGATGTCAATTTAATGCTGATGCAAAATGCAAAAATCTATCAGAAAGTACTCTATGCACAATCCGATATTGATTTTGGTTCTTTATCTTTAGAAAAGGCGGATTATTTCCCTTTAGGTGAACATTACCAACAGCAAGTTGAGTATTTAGTTCAGCAAATGCAAGCAAAAAAACTTGATAAAGCCGTACTTGCTCGTATTTTACAACTTGAGTTTGAACAAAATATTCCTGTATCGGACTTATTTTATAACTTAGCTAAGCATAATTCCGAAGGCTATAACTATGCAGTCGCAAGGCATCCTCAAAGTGAAGGGTGGTTTGTCGGTGCAAGCCCCGAACTTTTAATTGCAAAGCAAAATACAAAAATCTGGAGTAAACCGGTTGCTGGCACATTGGCCCGTGATGACGATCCAACCCTAGACCAAAATAACGCCAGAGCATTACTTGCTTCACAAAAAGATCAACATGAGCATGCACTCGTCATCGAAATGATTGCTGATGAGCTCGCACCTTTTTGTAAGGAGTTAAAAGTACCTAAGCAACCATCCCTCATTCGTACTAAACGCCTTTGGCACTTGGCATCACACATTACCGGTGAACTTAAGCAAGCCGATACTCATGTTTTTGACTTAATTGAACGTTTACACCCAACACCTGCAATTTGTGGGGAGCCTAGTCCAATTGCGAAAGAATTAATTCAGCAACTTGAACCATTTAACCGTGAATTATTTGCAGGAACTATGGGTTGGGCAGATGAACAAGGTAATGGTGAATGGTCGGTAACTGTGCGCTGTGCCCGAATCTATCAAAACATTGCCCGTTTATTTGCTGGTGCAGGGATTGTGGAGGCATCTCGTCCACAAGCTGAACATGCTGAAACTGCCGCTAAATTTCGCACTGTGCTGGACGGATTCCAGATTTCACCCAATCAATTGCCAATACAAGGACCAAACACATGA
- a CDS encoding SDR family oxidoreductase: MSSTIVVTGAARGIGAAIAKKLLQQGYQVIGIDRQENPEQWEITQKIESSEISRWQGFQQDITDQETTAKLITDILNKHSVTGLVNAAGVLIMRSMLEAKTEDWQTLFAVNVMAPIAISQQLAKHFCEKKQGSIVTISSNSSRMPRIQLGMYATSKAALSHYCRNLALEIAPHQVRLNIVSPGSTLTQMQQQLWTDNSPPPAVIDGDLSQYRTGIPLRKLAQPEDIANTVSFLLSDQAAQITMQEIVVDGGATLGV; this comes from the coding sequence ATGAGCTCTACCATCGTAGTCACAGGTGCTGCAAGAGGTATTGGAGCTGCTATTGCAAAAAAATTATTGCAGCAAGGGTATCAAGTGATCGGCATCGACCGACAGGAAAATCCTGAACAATGGGAAATCACACAAAAGATAGAAAGCAGTGAAATATCGCGTTGGCAAGGCTTTCAACAAGATATTACTGATCAAGAAACAACAGCGAAGCTCATTACAGATATTTTAAACAAACATAGCGTAACGGGTTTAGTGAATGCAGCGGGCGTTTTGATTATGCGTTCTATGCTTGAAGCAAAAACAGAAGACTGGCAAACACTTTTCGCTGTAAATGTCATGGCACCTATTGCAATTAGTCAACAACTTGCCAAGCATTTTTGTGAAAAAAAGCAGGGAAGTATTGTCACGATTAGCTCGAATAGTTCACGTATGCCACGTATACAACTTGGCATGTATGCAACGAGTAAAGCTGCGTTGAGCCATTACTGCCGTAATCTTGCGCTTGAAATTGCACCTCATCAAGTAAGGCTTAATATTGTTTCACCAGGCTCTACGCTAACTCAAATGCAGCAGCAGCTTTGGACAGATAATTCACCTCCGCCTGCGGTAATCGATGGAGATTTAAGCCAATACCGTACAGGCATTCCCTTAAGAAAATTAGCCCAGCCTGAAGATATTGCGAATACGGTCAGCTTTTTACTTTCTGATCAAGCTGCACAAATTACTATGCAAGAAATTGTGGTTGATGGAGGAGCCACTTTAGGCGTTTAA
- the fes gene encoding enterochelin esterase, whose product MKPFSHTLHPLFQQLNVGSEVWWNTVNKLGSPLVNLQKNKALCTFVWRSPEPKESIFVYIDIYSQSPSIYQKWNRFSHIAGTDVYFFEIELPLAWTGSYVVVTASEEAPETDCSATRRLWWQTQLKQNAQIDSFNQNEFYTGHLARYINQIQLENTKSFIDDCLITKTFQWSSRLCQQDYLVDIFISHQSAQEVLPLVILLDGQIWSRELSILPEIQHLTDLNKIHPAVYVFVHSLNSQQRQQDYGCHDAFSQALVDELIETLLKEYSFVSKTDITLCGQSLGGLCALHSALLFPTIFTSLILQSGSYWWSDFSNSFLGQKHKGNILELLQNLSHQLSKTTQIYISAGTYETDMRDDALQLYQQLQSFNQVSFHTFQGGHDAVNWRTDLLKALQKTLSL is encoded by the coding sequence ATGAAGCCATTTTCTCATACCTTACATCCCCTATTTCAACAACTCAATGTTGGGAGTGAGGTCTGGTGGAATACCGTTAACAAATTAGGTAGTCCGCTAGTTAACCTACAAAAAAATAAAGCGCTCTGTACCTTTGTATGGCGTAGTCCTGAGCCTAAAGAAAGTATCTTTGTCTATATTGATATTTACTCACAAAGCCCTTCTATCTATCAAAAGTGGAATCGTTTTAGCCATATAGCTGGGACAGATGTGTACTTCTTTGAAATAGAGCTGCCCTTAGCTTGGACTGGTAGTTATGTTGTAGTGACCGCTAGTGAAGAAGCGCCAGAAACAGATTGTTCGGCAACACGCCGCTTATGGTGGCAGACACAGCTTAAACAAAATGCTCAAATTGACTCATTTAATCAAAATGAGTTTTATACGGGACATCTGGCCCGATACATCAATCAAATTCAACTCGAAAACACAAAATCTTTCATAGACGATTGCCTAATTACAAAGACATTCCAATGGTCAAGTCGCTTATGCCAACAAGACTATTTGGTCGACATTTTTATTAGTCATCAATCGGCTCAAGAAGTCTTGCCTCTCGTTATATTGCTTGATGGCCAAATCTGGAGTCGAGAGCTTTCGATTCTGCCCGAAATTCAACATCTGACTGATTTAAATAAGATTCATCCAGCTGTTTATGTTTTTGTTCATAGTTTAAATAGTCAACAACGCCAACAAGATTATGGTTGCCATGATGCATTTAGTCAGGCGTTGGTTGATGAACTCATTGAAACGCTTCTAAAAGAATATTCCTTTGTTTCTAAAACAGACATTACGTTATGTGGTCAAAGTTTAGGTGGATTATGCGCTTTACATAGCGCCTTGTTGTTCCCGACCATTTTTACTTCCCTGATTTTGCAGTCTGGATCTTATTGGTGGTCAGATTTTTCAAACAGTTTTTTAGGGCAAAAGCATAAAGGTAATATTTTAGAACTGCTTCAAAACTTATCTCATCAATTATCAAAAACAACTCAAATTTATATCAGTGCCGGCACGTATGAAACCGATATGCGGGACGATGCTCTTCAGCTTTATCAACAATTGCAATCATTCAATCAAGTAAGTTTTCACACTTTTCAGGGCGGACATGATGCCGTGAATTGGCGTACTGACTTGCTTAAGGCATTGCAAAAAACTCTTTCACTATAA
- a CDS encoding MbtH family protein — translation MSNLQENYINPFDNESLSFQVLKNQQGEFSLWPAQHQVPSGWDVQHGPDTRASCIAYVEKHWLAINPFQQA, via the coding sequence ATGAGTAACTTACAGGAAAACTATATTAATCCTTTCGATAATGAAAGTTTGTCTTTTCAGGTTTTAAAAAATCAACAAGGTGAGTTCAGTTTATGGCCTGCTCAACATCAGGTGCCATCGGGGTGGGATGTTCAGCATGGACCGGATACGCGGGCTTCATGCATTGCATATGTAGAAAAGCACTGGCTTGCAATTAACCCCTTTCAACAAGCGTAA